The DNA window AGGAGAGCAACAGCTTATCAATTCAGAATACCGTTCATACAACTATGACGTAATTGATGGGGTAACGTATGAAATCGACGTGACACAACCTGCTAAATACGATGTAGAAGGTAAAGTGAAAAATGAAAGTGCATCACGTATTAAAAATTTACAATACAACGGAAAACCAATTGATTTGAAACAAGAATTTATCGTTGCAACAAATAACTACCGTGCAAACGGAACATTCCCAGGTGTGCGTAATGCGACGGCAATCGAAATCTACCCAGATGAGAACCGTCAAGCAATCATCGACTATATTCTTGCGGAGAAAACAATCGATCCATCTGCTGACGGCAACTGGAAGTTCGCTACAATACCTGCAAACGCACAAGTAGTATTCGAATCATCCAAAAAAGCAGAGAAAGTTATCCCTGCAAATGGAAGCATTAAATACCTTGGCGAAGGTACTGATGGTTTCGGAAAATACTCATTGAAATAAATAGCTAAATGAACAACCGCCTCTGTTTTTGTAGCAGAGGTGGTTTTTTGTCGTGTTCGGCAGTGGTTTTGTCGCGTTCACTAGGTGGTTTGTCGCTTTCGGCAATAGTTTTGTCTCGTTGAGGATTATTTATCCATTTCCATCCACTACTAATTAGAAAATAATGGATTTTAATAGGCTGTTAAAGTGTAATATTTAAACGAAATCTCCAACTACAATGAAATGGAATGCTAGAAGGTTATATGAAATAAAGAAAGCCACAGGCAGCCGAAATTGTCTCTTCGGCTGCTATTTTTTTTGTAGGAAATGGGTATTTGTTTCATTATCCAAAAGATTGTTTGCTCTTTGCAACGTGGTTCGACATAATTTGTCTTTCCTATGTATTACAATATACATATATTTTTAAATGAGATGTTTGGTACAGAAGGGAAAGGATGTGAAGAAGTGATTCCTTATCGAAAAGAGGCAACCGATAGTAGTATTAATTTCCCTGAAAAGAAAGTTAAAAAAGTTTTTTCACGAAAAACAATATTGCTGTTAGTTTTGGTTCTTATAGGCTTTACACTGCTTGAAAATAGGGGATTTATTGTAGGGGAATTTACGATTGCGCGTCATAAGAAAATAACGACTTATTTGGATGAAGGCTATCGTTCGTATTATGATATCAATGCTCAATTTATCGTGTTGAATGAGAAGTTGCACACCCCAAGTGATCCTTTGACGAACTTTGATATTTTAAATGCCCAAAAAGAATTGATTGTAGCGAAAGAAAACTTGACCGCAATTCGTGTTCCGAAAGAGTTTGAAGCCTTTCACATGAGCATTCAAGATGTCCTTGAAACATTAGGGGAATTTTCCATTGCACTAGAGAGAAATGTTACGTTAGATAGAAATAATATGCAGGAAATAAATTCACTAATTGCTGAGTGGAACATCCAAAATGGAGTAGCTAAAAAGTTACTTAGACAAGCATGTGTCGATGCAAATATAGAATATAAGGAAACGGAAACTGGTTTTGAATATAGATATTACACCCATGGACAAACCGATGGCATTCAACGGTAGAGTTCATATTTTTGTTTAACTTATAGATGTTTCATAAAAATGATCTGTATTGGGAAAACTCAACATTACACAGACTTATTGGTGTAAGGAGGACAAGCAATGAATATCCGAATCGAATGGATTTATAGAACACCCAAAGGAACCGAAACGGTTTTCCACTCGGAGGAGATGCCCGCAGCACAAGGGATGCTGCTTGCAGAAGATATGGAGCGGACAGGTCGTGCCAAAAACATTATATTTATAGACCGATTTGATAGCACATGGACGATTAAAGAAATGAAGAGTTATTTAAAAGGAATCGAAACCGAGCCGCATAATGTCACAGTTTATTTCGACGGCGGTTTCGATCTTGCGACAAGCAGAGCTGGTTTAGGGTGCGTCATCTTTTATGATCAGAATGGAAAGTCCTACAGGCTACGGCGGAATGCACCATCTGCACAACTGACGTCGAATAATGAGGCTGAATATGCGGCGCTCTATTTAAGCTTGCAGGAGTTAGCGCTATTAAATGTTCATCATCTACCAGTCTGGTTTATCGGAGATTCCCAGGTTGTCATCAACCAGATGAATGGGGAATGGCCGGCTCTCGAGAAGGATCTATCCGGCTGGGCGGACCGGATAGATGCGAAGCTGAAAGAACTTGGTATTCAGCCAGAGTATGAACTAGTGCCGCGAAAAGCAAATGCAGAAGCAGACCGTTTGGCTACACAAGCACTAAATGGAATTGAGATTACGGCGACAAGTGAAGTGACGGAGGATTAGTTTTGGTGCAAGTATAACCTTAGGTATCGGTTCTAACGCACTTCTAGAGTGTGCATGAACCTGGTACCTTTTTCAAATTCACTGTTCATTTACTAAGAATCGCAAGATAGACTGTGTAAATCGCAAGGTAACCTCCCCGAATCGCAAAATGCTCAATCTAAAAAGCCGCTCCGTATTCAAACTGGAGCGGCTAGTCTTATTTCTTCGACTGAAGTGTATTTATGTGAAAATATGGCTGAACGAGACATTCTGTAGAGTGAACGCGACAAACTAAGACACGAACGCGACAAACAGCCACATGAAAACGACAAACCCACCACCGAAAGCGACAAACCCGCCAAACAATAAGTAATTTTTCTGATACCTGTCACTCACACTAATTGAGCACTATTCTGACAACTTTACTAAATTGGATAATTTCTACATATTGGTATCTATTCTACTAATTTTTTAGTAATCTTAAGGTAGGAGGGGATACGAATGAGAAAATTAGCATTATTAGTAAGTTTATTTATTTTACTAGGAACGACTTTTTCATCACCTGCTCAAGCGCAGACTTTTACGGATGTTCCTACGAGTCATCAATTTTATGAACATATCAACTATTTAAATTCGGATAATATTATTAGTGGGGTTGATGCCAATCACTATGAACCAAACGAATTTGTTACACGAAAACAAGCTGCTTTAATGGTTGCAAGAGCAATGAAATTGGACATGACCAAACAAAAAACTGTTTTTTCAGATGTGAGCATGCAAAATCAAGCTTCTGGTGCTATTCAATCTGCCAATGATGCGGGGATTATTAAAGGATATCCGGATGGAACATTCCGCCCACAAGAAGTTGTAACTAGAGGACAGATGACTAGTTTTATAGCGAGAGCTTTTAAGCTAGAGAAGGAAGCACTTCCTTTTGCGGATGTTCCACTAAATTCATCCGCTTATTCATCTATTCGGAAAGCAGCTGCTTTTGGGGTTGTAGCAGGGTATTCAAAAGATGAGTTTAAACCAAATCAGCCAGTAACTCGAGCACACTTTGCTGCTTTTTTAGCAAGAGCATTAAATGATGATTTGCGTCTACCTGTAAATGCATGTGGATATAATCCAGAAAGTAAAACAAATCCAGATCGTCAAACCGTCAACTGTTTACTGACAGAAGCGGCAAGAAATGCAGAAACACCGATTCCACCTGAGATTGTCAAAGCAGTGGCTTCCGTTGAAAGTAACGGTTGGGTTCATTTCCAATCGAACGGTGAACCGATGATTAGTAGTGACGGTGGAATAGGGTTAATGCAAATTACAAACACAGCAGGATACGATGTAGAACGTTTAAAATATGATCTAACGTACAATATTGAAGCGGGAATCGACATGCTTGTGAAAAATTTCAATAGAAGTGATTTGCCTAAAATTGCAGATCATAATCCCGAAAATTTAGAGAGCTGGTATTTCGCAGTCATGGCCTATAATGGAACAAAAGCAGAAAATAGTCCATTTTTCCAAGCTACTGGTGAAAGAAATTTAGACGCTTATCAAGAGAAAGTATTCCAAGCTATTCGTGAAAATGGATTGCTTTCTACCAATATTACTTCGATTGACATGAACAAAAATGATTTCACTTATGGGGAAGATACAAATCATTCCATCAAATTTAATAAAAAGAACTTTACCCTTTCATCGAATGCAACTCCATCGAAGGAATTGTTAAGCGAAGGAAATCAAGTGAAGTATGATGGGAAAGGGATTCGTAAATTACCAAGTACCACGAATTCAGAACTTATCCCAACAAGCAAAGGAGCAACAATGAAGATTATAGGGTCACCTATCTATGATAAACGAAAAGACTCTACTAACCATTTTGTATGGTATCCAGTGCAAACCATCATCAATGGTAAAAACGTATCAGGTTACATTGCCTCTTCCAATATAGTTCAATAGAATACGAGAAAGATCCTTTTGAGTCTACTGACTTGAAAGAATCTTTTTTTTAATTTGTACACCTTTGTTAGAAACTAAGATACAGTATGCCTGGTAAATTTCGACGAATCGCAAGATCAACCCCTCAAATCGCAAATTTAAGTACTTAGTAATCTGAAAAAGCAAAAAGAGATCCATGAAGGTATCTCTCAGCCTGACGACAAAAGTATTTTTATAAACAACAGTTATGAATATTAATAAATATTCCTTAAGAGGTTGCTTTATCTAATTAAAAGTAAAGATAGTGGATATCTATAAGGAATTGTTTATAAGGCAAGGACCACCACGAAGACTCCTGTGGGAACAGCTTGAGCAGAAGACCCTGCAGGAACGCAGTGACGAGGAGGCTGAAGCCAAGCCCACGGAAAGCGAAGTGGTGATCCTTGCCGAATTTAATATACAACTCTATGCACCCAAAATTGAGTTTGTCTACAGTCTGAGTGATCCATGAAGGTATCTCTTTCTTCTTGTATTAAAATAAGTAATTCATATGATCAAAATATCCACCTATTTTTGAATCACCAACGATGGTGAGAAACAATATAAATAGAATGATAAAGGTTACAATATACAACATAAATCCATATAGTGGGTCAATTCCAGATTGGTTTTTAGTAAGCAAAAATCCTATAACATAAAGTGGTAATATAAAAATACCGAAAATTAAGCAGATAGTTAAAAGAGCATTTCCGTATGTAACTGATTCTACAAGCATAAGTAATATGGAACCTGTTAACCCAATAATGAGTAGAGATAATTGCCCTCCATAAAAACAGATGATTGCTTTAAATGTATGTTGTGGGCCAAAATAATTGCTGATTAGAAAAATGGAAAGTAAGACGATTCCGATCATAAAGAATGTAAGTAAAAATGCTTCCATAAAAAAGGATAAAAAGTTCGGTGAATGACTTGCATTTAAGTTTTTAGTTAATAAAAATAAGGAAAGTGTAAAAAGTACGGTAAATAAAATAATACTAACAATGCTGCTCGTAAACTCATCTTCTCCACGATTGTATGCAAGGGAAGGTTTTTTTAGGCGTTGAATCAAATAAGAACTATATGTTTTCAATTTCGTTTTAATATTTTCTACATGTACGTTTGGTTTTACTGATCGCGTTCTAGAAGCAATAGGTTCCGTATTCAAAACAAGCTCCTCTAATTTATTTCCGCATATACTACAATACATCCCAACAGATTGTTCGCGATCACAATTTGAACAATTCAAACAATAATCCTCCTTTATTTCTTATTTCTCGTGCGTTCATTTTGTACTAATTATATGAAAATTCTAAATCTTATATTCGTAATACTCTCAAACCATAGATGTAACAGAAAATTCCTTTTTTGTTTACATGATAGACACATGACTATATAGAAAAGGAGAATGTTAGATTATACAATGAGGTTAAAGAGGAGTGATTTATATGAGAGAAAAAAGTACTGTTTATTTTCCAGAGAACCCAGTTTCTCGATTCTTATTTAGTAGTACTCATTCTGCGGTTATTTGGTTAATTATCCGACTTTATCTAGGTTCCACTTGGTTGAAAGCTGGTTGGGGGAAATTACACAATGATGCTTGGACAGGGGAAAATGCTGGAGCTGCACTCACCGGATTTGTGAATGGTGCACTTGCAAAATCACAGGAAGGCGCAGATGTGGCTAGATGGTTTGCAACTTTTCTTGAAAACACTGTGCTCCCACATGCAAAGTTGTTTTCGTTCGTAGTAGCATATGGCGAGTTATTAGTAGCATATGGCGAGTTATTAGTAGGATTGGGCTTAGTGTTCGGTTTACTTACTGGAATCGCAGCTTTTTTCGGTGCTTTCATGAACGTCAGTTTTCTGTTTGCTGGAACGCTTAGTACTAATCCATTGCTTTTCATCCTAGCCACTTGGTTAGTACTTGCTTGGAAAGTAGCAGGATGGTACGGATTGGATCGCTGGGCTCTGCCATTATTAGGTACTCCTTGGGATAGAAAAAAGAATAGTGCGCCTTAAAATACAACGCCCGAAGAAAAATAATGCATTTTTCTTCGGGCGTTTTTTGATTTTTAAGACTTGGAATGGCGAGAAAATTTGGCTGCCGCTTCTAACTATTTAGCAACATCTCTGGCTTGATTTCATATTTAACTTCCGAATGATTTTTAATTAGTAGTTCTTCCTTCATATAGTTCCCTGTTCTTTTATCCACCGTTTTTCTCCATATTTCATTCTGTCTAAAGTTCTTTTCATGCTGCTTTGAAAATGAATGATTCCGTTCCTCAAGATGATAAGAGTAGCGCATTTCCTCGTTCGTATAAATAGCTCCCTTTAGGTGATCATTGGTTAACCAAACGCGTATCTGAAAGGACTGTTCCGTTGTATTACGAAATCGTAAATCCACATAATTGTAAAAAACACTTGCACCGCTGCCAAATGGAAGAACTCTTCCTTCGTCCGGGAACGGATCAAAGCTGTGATGATGTCTTTCTAAAATGGTCAAAGGTGTGTGTAAGGCCATCCAATAAAGAAGGTTAGCTAGTTGACAGATTCCTCCCCCAAAGCCTGTTTTCACTTCTCCCCTAGAGAGTTGCATACCTTCTATATATCCTTTTGCCTTGGTTGTTTTACCTACTAATTCCCAAAATGAAAGAACTTCACCAGGGGAAATGACAATTCCGTCGATTTTACTCGCTGCAATGGAAAGATTCACTATCTTATTTTCTTGGAGCTGTGGATCGCTATCACCTAAACGCCTCCGTAAAAGCGATTGGTGTTTTTTACAAGTATAAGCATAAGACGTTTTCATCAGATGCTTGGCAAATTTTTTTCTGTCTCTCACGTTCTGTATAAAGCGAAATAGCCATTTTTGTTTTATTCTAATGTGATAAAACAATGGATGGATTTCGGATAATCTCACATGTTTCTCCCCCAGTTATTCAAACGATGTAACCATTATATGTGTAACATTCTTTGTTCACCCATCATATTCCTTTATAAAGTAAGGGGATGAACGCAAAAATAGCTCTTTGCATTAGCAAAGAGCTTCCATTTTATTTTTGAACTTTTTCATTTTACTCAAATGAAGCGTATTTAAGTATTACTTGAGTGGGTAGGATCTCTATCTGTATTTTCCTGTTTTGCTGGAGATTCGTTATTATCTTTGGATAAAGATTCTTCTGTGCTAGGTCGCTTTTTCTTTT is part of the Psychrobacillus sp. FSL H8-0483 genome and encodes:
- a CDS encoding ribonuclease H family protein — translated: MNIRIEWIYRTPKGTETVFHSEEMPAAQGMLLAEDMERTGRAKNIIFIDRFDSTWTIKEMKSYLKGIETEPHNVTVYFDGGFDLATSRAGLGCVIFYDQNGKSYRLRRNAPSAQLTSNNEAEYAALYLSLQELALLNVHHLPVWFIGDSQVVINQMNGEWPALEKDLSGWADRIDAKLKELGIQPEYELVPRKANAEADRLATQALNGIEITATSEVTED
- a CDS encoding S-layer homology domain-containing protein — translated: MRKLALLVSLFILLGTTFSSPAQAQTFTDVPTSHQFYEHINYLNSDNIISGVDANHYEPNEFVTRKQAALMVARAMKLDMTKQKTVFSDVSMQNQASGAIQSANDAGIIKGYPDGTFRPQEVVTRGQMTSFIARAFKLEKEALPFADVPLNSSAYSSIRKAAAFGVVAGYSKDEFKPNQPVTRAHFAAFLARALNDDLRLPVNACGYNPESKTNPDRQTVNCLLTEAARNAETPIPPEIVKAVASVESNGWVHFQSNGEPMISSDGGIGLMQITNTAGYDVERLKYDLTYNIEAGIDMLVKNFNRSDLPKIADHNPENLESWYFAVMAYNGTKAENSPFFQATGERNLDAYQEKVFQAIRENGLLSTNITSIDMNKNDFTYGEDTNHSIKFNKKNFTLSSNATPSKELLSEGNQVKYDGKGIRKLPSTTNSELIPTSKGATMKIIGSPIYDKRKDSTNHFVWYPVQTIINGKNVSGYIASSNIVQ
- a CDS encoding TQO small subunit DoxD, whose protein sequence is MREKSTVYFPENPVSRFLFSSTHSAVIWLIIRLYLGSTWLKAGWGKLHNDAWTGENAGAALTGFVNGALAKSQEGADVARWFATFLENTVLPHAKLFSFVVAYGELLVAYGELLVGLGLVFGLLTGIAAFFGAFMNVSFLFAGTLSTNPLLFILATWLVLAWKVAGWYGLDRWALPLLGTPWDRKKNSAP
- a CDS encoding VanW family protein, which gives rise to MRLSEIHPLFYHIRIKQKWLFRFIQNVRDRKKFAKHLMKTSYAYTCKKHQSLLRRRLGDSDPQLQENKIVNLSIAASKIDGIVISPGEVLSFWELVGKTTKAKGYIEGMQLSRGEVKTGFGGGICQLANLLYWMALHTPLTILERHHHSFDPFPDEGRVLPFGSGASVFYNYVDLRFRNTTEQSFQIRVWLTNDHLKGAIYTNEEMRYSYHLEERNHSFSKQHEKNFRQNEIWRKTVDKRTGNYMKEELLIKNHSEVKYEIKPEMLLNS